Proteins from a genomic interval of Spea bombifrons isolate aSpeBom1 chromosome 4, aSpeBom1.2.pri, whole genome shotgun sequence:
- the POLR2A gene encoding DNA-directed RNA polymerase II subunit RPB1 produces the protein MHGPPTGDSACPLRIIKRVQFGVLGPDELKRMSVTEGGIKYPETMEGGRPKLGGLMDPRQGVVERTGRCQTCAGNMTECPGHFGHIELAKPVFHVGFLVKTMKVLRCVCFFCSKLLVDANNPKIKDILTKSKGQPKKRLTHVYELCKGKNICEGGEEMDNKFGVEQNEGDEDIQKEKGHGGCGRYQPRIRRSGLELYAEWKHVNEDSQEKKILLSPERVHEILKRITDEECFILGMEPRYARPEWLIVTVLPVPPLCVRPAVVMQGSARNQDDLTHKLSDIVKINNQLRRNEQNGAAAHVIAEDVKLLQFHVATMVDNELPGLPRAMQKSGRPLKSLKQRLKGKEGRVRGNLMGKRVDFSARTVITPDPNLSIDQVGVPRSIAANMTFPEIVTPFNIDRLQELVRRGNSQYPGAKYIIRDNGDRIDLRFHPKPSDLHLQIGYKVERHLCDGDIVIFNRQPTLHKMSMMGHRVRILPWSTFRLNLSVTTPYNADFDGDEMNLHLPQSLETRAEIQELAMVPRMIVTPQSNRPVMGIVQDTLTAVRKFTKRDVFMERGEVMNLLMFLSTWDGKVPQPAILKPRPLWTGKQIFSLIIPGHINAVRTHSTHPDDEDSGPYKHISPGDTKVIVENGELIMGILCKKSLGTSAGSLVHISYLEMGHDTTRLFYSNIQTVINTWLLIEGHTIGIGDSIADAKTYQDIQNTIKKAKQDVIEVIEKAHNNELEPTPGNTLRQTFENQVNRILNDARDKTGSSAQKSLSEYNNFKSMVVSGAKGSKINISQVIAVVGQQNVEGKRIPFGFKHRTLPHFIKDDYGPESRGFVENSYLAGLTPTEFFFHAMGGREGLIDTAVKTAETGYIQRRLIKSMESVMVKYDATVRNSINQVVQLRYGEDGLAGEGVEFQNLATLKPSNKAFEKKFKFDYTNERAMRRTLQEEVVKDVLSNAHIQNELEKEFEKMREDREVLRVIFPTGDSKVVLPCNLLRMIWNAQKIFHINTRMPTDLHPLKVLDGVKDLSKKLVIVNGDDPLSRQAQENATLLFNIHLRSTLCSRRMVEEFRLSGEAFDWLLGEIESKFNQAVAHPGEMVGALAAQSLGEPATQMTLNTFHYAGVSAKNVTLGVPRLKELINISKKPKTPSLTVFLLGQSARDAERAKDILCRLEHTTLRKVTANTAIYYDPNPQNTVVAEDQEWVNVYYEMPDFDVTRISPWLLRVELDRKHMTDRKLTMEQIAEKINAGFGDDLNCIFNDDNAEKLVLRIRIMNSEENKMQDEEEVVDKMDDDVFLRCIESNMLTDMTLQGIEQISKVYMHLPQTDNKKKIIITEDGEFKALQEWILETDGVSLMRVLSEKDVDPVRTTSNDIVEIFTVLGIEAVRKALERELYHVISFDGSYVNYRHLALLCDTMTCRGHLMAITRHGVNRQDTGPLMKCSFEETVDVLMEAAAHGETDPMKGVSENIMLGQLAPAGTGCFDLLLDAEKCKFGMEIPTNIPGLGAAGPTGMFFGTAPSPMGGMSPAMTPWNQGATPAYGAWSPSLGSGMTPGAAGFSPSAASDASGFSPGYSPAWSPTPGSPGSPGPASPYIPSPGGAMSPSYSPTSPAYEPRSPGGYTPQSPSYSPTSPSYSPTSPSYSPTSPNYSPTSPSYSPTSPSYSPTSPSYSPTSPSYSPTSPSYSPTSPSYSPTSPSYSPTSPSYSPTSPSYSPTSPSYSPTSPSYSPTSPSYSPTSPSYSPTSPSYSPTSPSYSPTSPSYSPTSPNYSPSSPNYTPTSPSYSPTSPSYSPTSPSYSPTSPNYSPTSPSYSPTSPSYSPSSPRYTPQSPSYTPSSPSYSPSSPSYSPTSPKYTPTSPSYSPSSPEYTPTSPKYSPTSPKYSPTSPKYSPTSPTYSPTTPKYSPTSPTYSPTSPVYTPTSPKYSPTSPTYSPTSPKYSPTSPTYSPTSPKGSTYSPTSPGYSPTSPTYSLTSPAISPDDSDEEN, from the exons ATGCACGGGCCGCCCACCGGGGACAGCGCGTGCCCGTTACGAATAATCAAACGGGTCCAGTTCGGTGTTCTGGGCCCAGATGAGCTG AAAAGGATGTCCGTCACCGAGGGCGGCATTAAGTATCCGGAGACGATGGAGGGCGGACGCCCCAAACTCGGCGGGCTGATGGATCCTCGGCAGGGGGTCGTGGAAAGGACGGGACGCTGTCAGACATGTGCCG GTAACATGACTGAGTGTCCCGGGCACTTCGGGCACATCGAGCTGGCCAAGCCCGTCTTCCACGTGGGCTTCTTGGTGAAGACCATGAAGGTTTTACGGTGCGTCTGCTTCTTCTGCTCCAAGCTCCTCGTGGATGCG AACAACCCGAAGATCAAGGATATCCTGACAAAGTCTAAGGGGCAGCCGAAGAAGCGTCTGACCCACGTGTATGAGCTGTGCAAGGGCAAGAACATCTGCGAAGGCGGGGAAGAGATGGACAACAAGTTCGGCGTGGAGCAGAACGAGGGGGATGAAGACATCCAGAAGGAGAAG GGACACGGTGGCTGCGGCCGCTACCAGCCGCGCATCAGACGCTCCGGCCTGGAGCTGTACGCCGAGTGGAAGCACGTCAACGAGGACTCGCAGGAGAAGAAGATCCTGCTCAGCCCCGAGCGGGTGCACGAGATCTTAAAGCGGATCACGGACGAGGAGTGCTTCATCCTGGGCATGGAGCCTCGCTACGCCCGTCCGGAGTGGCTCATCGTGACCGTCCTGCCGGTCCCCCCTCTGTGCGTGCGCCCGGCGGTCGTTATGCAAGGATCGGCCAGGAACCAG GACGACTTGACGCATAAACTGTCCGACATCGTGAAGATTAACAACCAGCTGAGACGCAACGAGCAGAACGGAGCGGCGGCTCACGTGATCGCGGAGGACGTCAAGCTTCTGCAGTTCCACGTGGCCACCATGGTGGACAACGAGCTTCCCGGACTCCCGCGG GCCATGCAGAAGTCTGGGCGACCCTTGAAGTCTTTGAAGCAAAGATTGAAGGGGAAGGAAGGCCGAGTGCGAGGAAACCTTATGGGGAAGAGAGTGGACTTCTCCGCCCGGACGGTCATCACCCCGGACCCCAACCTCTCCATCGACCAGGTCGGGGTCCCGCGATCCATCGCTGCCAACATGACCTTCCCAGAGATCGTCACCCCCTTCAACATCGACAG GCTGCAGGAGTTGGTGCGCAGAGGGAACAGTCAGTACCCGGGGGCCAAGTACATCATCCGAGATAACGGCGACCGCATCGACCTCCGCTTTCACCCCAAACCCAGCGACCTCCACCTGCAGATAGGGTATAAG GTGGAAAGGCACTTGTGTGACGGGGACATCGTCATCTTCAACCGACAGCCCACGTTGCACAAAATGTCTATGATGGGTCACAGGGTGCGGATTCTGCCGTGGTCCACCTTCCGACTTAACCTCAG CGTCACCACTCCGTACAACGCCGACTTTGACGGCGACGAGATGAATCTTCACCTTCCTCAGTCGCTGGAGACCAGGGCCGAGATCCAAGAGCTGGCTATGGTGCCGCGCATGATCGTGACACCTCAGTCGAACCGGCCCGTCATGGGTATTGTGCAAGACACCCTGACCGCGGTGCGCAAGTTCACCAAGCGCGACGTCTTCATGGAAAGG GGTGAAGTTATGAACCTGCTCATGTTCCTGTCCACGTGGGATGGGAAGGTCCCTCAGCCGGCCATTCTCAAGCCGCGGCCCCTCTGGACCGGAAAGCAGATCTTCTCTCTAATTATTCCGGGTCATATTAATGCCGTCCGAACCCACAGTACGCATCCCGACGACGAAGACAGCGGGCCGTACAAACACATCTCACCCGGAGACACAAAG GTGATCGTGGAGAACGGGGAGCTGATCATGGGGATTCTGTGCAAGAAGTCGCTGGGAACGTCGGCCGGCTCGCTGGTCCACATATCGTACTTGGAGATGGGGCACGACACCACTCGTCTGTTCTACTCCAACATTCAGACCGTCATCAACACCTGGCTGCTCATCGAGG GTCACACCATCGGTATTGGAGACTCCATCGCTGACGCCAAAACCTATCAGGACATCCAGAACACCATCAAGAAGGCCAAGCAGGATGTGATAGAG GTCATCGAGAAGGCTCACAACAACGAGCTGGAGCCCACTCCCGGAAACACCCTCCGACAGACCTTCGAGAACCAGGTGAACAGGATCCTGAACGATGCCAGAGACAAGACTGGCTCCTCCGCCCAGAAATCCCTGTCCGAGTACAACAACTTCAAATCCATGGTGGTGTCTGGAGCCAAAGGCTCAAAGATCAACATCTCGCAG GTCATCGCTGTGGTCGGGCAGCAGAACGTGGAGGGTAAGCGAATTCCGTTCGGATTCAAGCACCGAACCCTTCCTCACTTCATCAAAGACGACTACGGTCCGGAAAGCAGAGGCTTCGTGGAGAACTCGTACCTCGCCGGCCTCACGCCCACAGAGTTCTTCTTCCACGCCATGGGCGGAAGAGAAGGTCTGATTGATACAGCTGTGAAAACCGCCGAAACAG GCTACATCCAGAGACGTTTGATCAAGTCTATGGAGTCTGTCATGGTGAAGTACGACGCCACCGTCCGAAACTCCATAAACCAGGTGGTGCAGCTGAGATACGGCGAAGACGGCCTGGCCGGCGAAGGCGTGGAGTTCCAGAACTTGGCCACCCTGAAGCCCTCCAACAAGGCCTTCGAGAAGAA GTTTAAGTTCGATTACACCAACGAGCGCGCCATGCGGCGGACCCTGCAGGAGGAGGTGGTGAAAGATGTCCTCAGTAATGCCCACATCCAGAACGAGCTGGAGAAGGAGTTTGAGAAGATGAGAGAGGACAGAGAGGTGCTGAGGGTGATCTTCCCCACCGGCGACAGCAAG GTCGTCCTTCCGTGTAATCTTCTGAGGATGATCTGGAACGCGCAGAAGATCTTCCACATTAATACCCGGATGCCAACGGATCTTCACCCTCTTAAAGTGTTGGATG GTGTCAAAGACCTCAGCAAGAAACTGGTGATCGTGAACGGGGACGATCCACTAAGTCGGCAAGCGCAGGAGAACGCCACCCTCCTCTTCAACATCCATCTGCGCTCGACGCTGTGCAGCAGGCGCATGGTGGAGGAGTTCAGGCTCAGCGGGGAGGCCTTCGATTGGCTTCTCGGGGAGATTGAGTCCAAATTCAACCAAGCCGTG GCCCATCCCGGTGAGATGGTGGGAGCTCTGGCGGCTCAGTCTCTGGGGGAGCCGGCCACTCAGATGACTCTGAACACTTTCCACTACGCCGGCGTGTCGGCTAAGAATGTCACCCTGGGGGTGCCACGTCTGAAGGAGCTGATCAACATCTCGAAAAAGCCAAAGACACCTTCGCTGACCGTGTTCCTGCTGGGACAGTCCGCCCGCGATGCCGAGCGCGCCAAG GACATCCTGTGCCGCTTGGAGCACACGACCCTGCGCAAGGTGACCGCCAACACCGCCATCTACTACGACCCCAACCCTCAAAACACCGTGGTGGCCGAAGACCAGGAGTGGGTGAACGTCTACTACGAGATGCCGGACTTCGACGTGACCCGCATCTCTCCCTGGCTGCTGCGCGTGGAGCTGGACCGGAAACACATGACCGACAGAAAACTGACCATGGAGCAGATCGCCGAGAAGATCAACGCAG GTTTTGGCGATGATCTGAACTGCATCTTTAACGACGACAACGCCGAGAAACTGGTTCTCAGAATCCGCATAATGAACAGCGAGGAGAACAAAATGCAGGAC GAGGAAGAGGTTGTGGATAAGATGGATGACGACGTTTTCTTGCGCTGTATCGAGTCCAATATGTTGACGGACATGACTCTACAGGGTATTGAACAGATTAGCAAG GTGTATATGCACCTGCCTCAGACCGACAACAAGAAGAAAATCATCATCACGGAAGACGGAGAGTTCAAAGCTCTGCAGGAGTGGATTCTGGAGACGGACGGCGTCAGTTTAATGCGCGTGCTCAGCGAGAAAGACGTGGATCCTGTGCGCACTACTTCCAACGACATCGTGGAGATATTCACG GTCCTGGGCATCGAAGCGGTGAGGAAAGCTCTGGAGAGAGAGCTGTACCACGTCATCTCATTCGACGGTTCCTATGTGAACTATCGGCACTTGGCGCTTCTGTGCGACACCATGACCTGTAGGGGCCATCTCATGGCCATCACCCGTCACGGAGTCAACAGGCAGGACACTGGGCCGCTCATGAAGTGTTCCTTTGAGGAGACT GTCGACGTTCTCATGGAAGCGGCGGCTCATGGAGAGACTGACCCCATGAAGGGGGTGTCTGAGAACATTATGCTGGGTCAGCTGGCCCCGGCCGGCACCGGCTGCTTTGACTTGTTACTGGATGCGGAGAAGTGTAAATTTGGGATGGAGATTCCTACCAACATTCCGGGACTGGGAGCCGCCGGAC CGACTGGAATGTTCTTTGGAACGGCCCCTAGCCCGATGGGCGGAATGTCCCCTGCTATGACCCCGTGGAATCAGGGAGCCACCCCAGCGTATGGCGCATGGTCCCCCAGTCTGG GGAGCGGTATGACCCCTGGGGCAGCTGGTTTCTCTCCCAGTGCCGCGTCAGACGCCAGTGGCTTCAGCCCAGGGTACTCTCCAGCATGGTCCCCCACGCCCGGTTCTCCTGGATCCCCCGGACCGGCCAGTCCGTATATACCTTCTCCAG GTGGCGCCATGTCTCCAAGCTACTCCCCAACATCTCCTGCTTATGAGCCTAGGAGCCCCGGTGGATACACCCCGCAAAGCCCAAGCTATTCCCCCACCTCTCCTTCTTACAGTCCTACTTCCCCCTCTTATTCTCCTACAAGCCCTAACTATAGCCCCACTTCTCCCAGCTACTCCCCCACAAGTCCCAGCTACTCCCCTACATCTCCGAGCTATTCTCCTACTTCTCCAAGTTATTCACCCACCTCACCGAGCTACTCCCCGACGTCTCCCAGCTACTCGCCCACCTCGCCCAGCTACTCTCCCACTTCTCCCAGCTACTCCCCAACTTCACCCAGCTACTCGCCCACCTCGCCCAGCTACTCCCCAACTTCACCTAGTTATTCCCCGACATCTCCCAGCTACTCGCCAACTTCACCTAGTTACAGCCCTACTTCCCCCAGTTATTCTCCAACCTCCCCATCCTACAGCCCTACATCTCCATCCTACTCGCCTACGTCACCCAACTACTCGCCTTCATCCCCCAACTATACTCCTACGTCCCCCAGTTACTCGCCCACCTCTCCCAGTTACAGTCCAACCTCTCCCAGTTATTCTCCCACATCTCCCAACTACAGCCCTACCAGCCCCAGCTACTCTCCCACATCCCCCAGTTACTCTCCTTCCAGCCCACGCTACACACCCCAGTCTCCCAGTTACACTCCCAGTTCGCCCAGTTACAGCCCAAGCTCCCCCAGCTATTCCCCGACCAGCCCAAAATATACCCCGACCAGCCCCTCTTACAGCCCCAGCTCCCCCGAATATACGCCAACATCGCCAAAGTACTCCCCTACATCACCAAAATACTCTCCTACGTCCCCCAAATACTCTCCGACCTCCCCCACCTACTCTCCCACAACACCCAAGTATTCCCCTACGTCTCCGACCTATTCCCCCACCTCTCCTGTCTACACCCCGACCTCCCCGAAATATTCTCCGACGTCTCCGACTTACTCTCCGACCTCCCCGAAGTACTCACCGACGTCGCCCACCTAC